Proteins from one Amycolatopsis benzoatilytica AK 16/65 genomic window:
- a CDS encoding NAD(P)/FAD-dependent oxidoreductase translates to MTPTQVTVLGSGFAGLETAFRLRARAKAEQVRITVVSETDDFLYRPETVRLPFGAAEAHLHVPLGGAFRRREIDAVIATVEGIELDRGQVHTSRGRVPYDRLVVATGAATRPEEIPGLAEYAHSIAAPAALHRLGEDLRWVAQNARHGRPQRVLFAVPPGNLCSPPLYEIALMFDTWLRRKQVRESVDIAFDTSEETLVAALGSKMRHLVTHEFEACGIDTRTSAALVEATEREAVFADGSVREFDVLAVFPPQVAAVGYAGLPLADREFLRCEPGTRAVLGRPEIYAPGDAGDFPLKLGLLALQQADAVAGAIAAQVRGTPAPEPAAPMVRYAVDMLDYAAFAQVPLAGGRPDEASGRSRVGAGLGWRVAARTAGILLAARFRRGLPFPAVLGHGVPERTHRMPVLRARH, encoded by the coding sequence ATGACACCGACGCAGGTCACCGTCCTCGGCAGCGGATTCGCTGGGCTGGAAACGGCTTTCCGGCTCCGTGCCCGGGCGAAGGCGGAGCAGGTCCGGATCACCGTGGTCTCCGAGACCGACGATTTCCTGTACCGGCCCGAGACCGTCCGGCTGCCGTTCGGTGCGGCGGAGGCACACCTGCACGTTCCGCTCGGCGGCGCGTTCCGCCGGCGCGAGATCGACGCCGTGATCGCCACCGTGGAAGGGATCGAACTCGACCGCGGACAGGTGCACACCTCGCGCGGGCGGGTGCCCTACGACCGGCTGGTGGTCGCGACCGGGGCCGCGACCAGGCCGGAGGAAATCCCCGGGCTCGCCGAATACGCCCACTCGATCGCGGCGCCAGCCGCGCTGCACCGGCTGGGCGAGGACCTCCGCTGGGTCGCCCAGAATGCCCGCCACGGCCGCCCGCAACGCGTGCTTTTCGCCGTGCCGCCGGGGAATCTCTGTTCGCCGCCGCTGTATGAGATCGCGTTGATGTTCGACACCTGGCTGCGCCGCAAGCAGGTCCGCGAGAGCGTCGATATCGCCTTCGACACCAGCGAAGAGACCTTGGTAGCCGCGCTCGGCAGCAAAATGCGCCACCTGGTGACGCACGAGTTCGAGGCGTGCGGGATCGACACCCGCACTTCGGCGGCGCTCGTCGAAGCAACCGAGCGGGAGGCCGTTTTCGCCGACGGCTCGGTGCGCGAATTCGACGTGCTCGCCGTGTTCCCGCCCCAGGTCGCGGCGGTCGGCTATGCCGGGCTGCCGCTTGCCGATCGCGAGTTCCTGCGGTGCGAGCCAGGGACGCGGGCGGTGCTCGGGCGGCCGGAGATCTACGCACCCGGCGACGCCGGGGACTTTCCGCTGAAGCTGGGATTGCTGGCTCTGCAGCAAGCCGACGCGGTCGCCGGCGCGATCGCGGCGCAGGTGCGCGGGACGCCGGCACCGGAGCCGGCTGCGCCGATGGTCCGGTATGCGGTGGACATGCTGGACTACGCCGCTTTCGCACAGGTGCCGCTCGCGGGCGGGCGGCCCGACGAGGCTTCCGGCCGCTCGCGCGTCGGCGCCGGACTGGGCTGGCGGGTCGCCGCACGGACGGCCGGGATCCTGCTCGCCGCGCGGTTCCGGAGGGGGCTGCCGTTTCCGGCGGTCTTGGGGCACGGCGTTCCCGAGCGGACGCACCGGATGCCGGTGCTGCGGGCGCGGCACTGA
- a CDS encoding AAA family ATPase: MTATEPWAAVRETHSGAVFFAGDRAWKLKKPVDLGFLDFTDAGVRERVCRREVELNRRLAPDVYLGVAAVTGPDGNVCDHLVAMRRMPAQRRLSTLVRQGKPVGPVLRALARRMAAFHSGAERGPAVDADGTRDAVRLRWRASFDQVRPFRGVVLDAATAQEIEERTERFLAGRQPLFARRLADRRVLDGHGDLIADDIFCLDDGPRVLDCLEFDDRLRHLDGLDDVAFLAMDLERLGAPALGAEFLAAYTEFSGDNAPPALREHYLAYRAFVRVKVACLRHAQGDPEAAALAREYAELTVRHLRAGEVRLVLVGGLPGAGKSTVAAGLADRLGATLVQSDRVRKELAGIDPIRHAPSSYQQGIYTREQTARTYHELARRAADLLALGETVILDASWTSAQERETIARVAHRTNSRLFSVQCLAPDQVREHRLAVRTGSLSDAGPAIAREMARDGDPWPAAFPLDTTGGLDDTLALALAHVTAG; encoded by the coding sequence ATGACCGCAACCGAACCGTGGGCCGCCGTGCGGGAAACGCACAGCGGCGCGGTCTTCTTCGCCGGGGACCGCGCGTGGAAGCTGAAGAAGCCGGTCGACCTCGGATTCCTGGACTTCACCGACGCGGGGGTGCGGGAGCGGGTCTGCCGGCGGGAGGTCGAACTCAACCGCAGGCTCGCCCCGGACGTCTACCTCGGCGTCGCGGCGGTGACCGGTCCGGACGGGAACGTCTGCGATCATCTCGTGGCGATGCGCCGGATGCCCGCGCAACGCCGGCTTTCGACGCTGGTCCGGCAGGGCAAGCCGGTCGGTCCGGTGCTCCGCGCGCTGGCTCGCCGGATGGCTGCGTTCCACTCCGGCGCGGAGCGCGGCCCCGCGGTCGACGCCGACGGGACGCGCGACGCGGTCCGGCTCCGCTGGCGCGCGAGCTTCGATCAGGTCCGGCCGTTTCGAGGGGTGGTGCTGGATGCTGCGACGGCGCAAGAGATCGAGGAGCGGACCGAGCGGTTCCTCGCCGGCCGCCAGCCGCTGTTCGCCCGGCGCCTCGCCGACCGGCGCGTGCTCGACGGGCACGGCGACCTCATCGCGGACGACATCTTCTGCCTCGACGACGGCCCGCGCGTGCTGGACTGCCTGGAGTTCGACGATCGGCTCCGGCACCTCGACGGCCTGGACGACGTCGCGTTCCTCGCGATGGATCTCGAACGCCTCGGCGCGCCCGCGCTCGGTGCCGAGTTCCTCGCCGCGTACACGGAATTCTCCGGCGACAACGCTCCCCCGGCACTGCGCGAGCACTATCTCGCCTACCGTGCCTTCGTCCGGGTGAAGGTCGCCTGCCTGCGGCACGCACAAGGAGATCCCGAAGCCGCGGCGCTCGCCCGCGAGTACGCGGAGCTCACCGTGCGGCACCTCCGCGCCGGCGAAGTCCGGCTCGTCCTCGTCGGCGGGCTGCCCGGGGCGGGGAAGTCCACCGTGGCCGCCGGGCTGGCGGACCGGCTCGGCGCGACGCTCGTGCAGAGCGACCGAGTCCGCAAGGAACTTGCCGGAATCGACCCGATACGGCACGCGCCTTCGTCGTACCAGCAAGGCATCTACACCCGGGAGCAGACCGCGCGGACCTACCACGAACTGGCCCGGCGGGCGGCGGACCTGCTCGCCCTCGGCGAAACGGTGATCCTCGACGCGTCGTGGACCTCCGCGCAGGAACGGGAAACGATCGCGCGCGTCGCACACCGGACGAACAGCCGGCTCTTCTCCGTGCAGTGCCTGGCGCCGGATCAGGTGCGCGAGCACCGGCTGGCGGTGCGGACCGGATCGCTTTCCGACGCGGGCCCGGCCATCGCGCGCGAGATGGCGCGCGACGGGGACCCGTGGCCGGCCGCGTTCCCGCTCGACACCACCGGCGGCCTCGACGACACGCTCGCCCTCGCGCTGGCGCACGTGACAGCGGGATGA
- a CDS encoding Acg family FMN-binding oxidoreductase has translation MEKTATAAGRRAGEWTLAEAEVLGRTVLRAPSVHNTQPWHLELADGAVLLRERADIALPHHDPRRQDLAMSCGTALANLELAVRVLGRRAAISVLPDPEDPELIARIDADQMQPPTDEEMHRYGAIVVRRSHRAEFTGLPVGSAEIERVTRAAATDRVEALPLHGLDRLAKFLDHAARAVQDDIGYQRELALWTIRDEAAHRHGAGLSFSALPPGELPWAGLVRRATVLPDLPELRRRLAGETVLVFLTVDDARIDHIRAGYALERCWLEAVTRGLAGAVLTQPLHVPEVRAALCEDYRLAGFPQALLRLGRTTRIPPASLRRGVAEILGSDWEQRR, from the coding sequence ATGGAAAAGACAGCCACGGCAGCCGGCCGCCGGGCCGGCGAATGGACGCTCGCCGAAGCCGAGGTGCTCGGCCGGACCGTGCTGCGCGCCCCTTCGGTGCACAACACCCAGCCGTGGCACCTCGAGCTGGCCGACGGCGCGGTGCTGCTGCGCGAACGTGCCGATATCGCGCTGCCGCACCACGACCCGCGCCGGCAGGACCTGGCGATGTCCTGCGGGACCGCGCTCGCGAACCTCGAACTGGCGGTGCGCGTGCTCGGCAGGCGGGCGGCGATCTCGGTGCTGCCGGATCCGGAGGACCCGGAGCTGATCGCCCGGATCGACGCCGACCAGATGCAGCCGCCGACCGACGAGGAGATGCACCGCTACGGCGCGATCGTGGTCCGGCGCAGCCACCGCGCCGAGTTCACCGGCCTGCCGGTCGGTTCGGCCGAGATCGAGCGCGTGACCCGGGCCGCGGCGACCGACCGGGTGGAGGCGCTGCCCCTGCACGGGCTGGACCGGCTCGCGAAATTCCTCGACCACGCCGCCCGCGCCGTCCAGGACGACATCGGCTACCAGCGCGAGCTGGCGCTGTGGACCATCCGGGACGAAGCCGCGCACCGGCACGGCGCGGGCCTCTCGTTCTCCGCGCTGCCGCCTGGCGAACTGCCCTGGGCGGGGCTGGTGCGGCGCGCGACCGTTCTGCCTGACCTGCCGGAACTGCGGCGGCGGCTCGCCGGCGAAACCGTGCTGGTGTTCTTGACCGTGGACGACGCGCGGATCGACCACATCCGGGCCGGCTACGCGCTGGAGCGTTGCTGGCTGGAGGCGGTGACCCGGGGGCTGGCCGGCGCGGTGCTGACGCAGCCGTTGCACGTCCCCGAGGTCCGCGCCGCGCTGTGCGAGGACTACCGGCTGGCCGGCTTCCCGCAGGCGTTGCTGCGGCTGGGCCGCACGACCCGGATCCCGCCGGCGAGCCTTCGCCGCGGCGTCGCCGAGATCCTCGGCTCGGACTGGGAGCAGCGGCGATGA
- a CDS encoding universal stress protein translates to MNSGGVVVGVDGSESAAAAARWAAHEAAVRNVPLTVLTAYGFSDGDFTTRRYPPSEWLAAKENSAEELLREVRAELADAEPEARIDTATSSSGADTALREASADARMLVLGKPTGTLSGLLAGSPDIDLAAHARCPVAVVRGSVHPGGPVVVGVDGSELSEAAIGWAFEEASLHGVPLVAVHTWHDADSSRLFGDIARSFPYELREAERRLLAERLSGYCERYPDVPVEQVVEPDRPRDRLIERSAHASLVVLGSRGRGGFTGMVLGSTSHALLHHAGCPVLIVRATQAAGFPTTEER, encoded by the coding sequence ATGAACAGCGGCGGGGTGGTCGTCGGCGTGGACGGCAGCGAATCGGCCGCGGCGGCGGCCCGGTGGGCAGCGCACGAGGCGGCGGTGCGAAATGTGCCGCTGACCGTGCTCACCGCGTACGGATTCTCCGACGGCGACTTCACGACCAGGCGGTATCCGCCGTCGGAGTGGCTGGCCGCCAAGGAAAACAGTGCGGAAGAACTGCTGCGGGAGGTCCGCGCCGAGCTGGCCGATGCCGAACCGGAAGCGCGGATCGACACCGCGACCAGCTCGTCCGGCGCGGACACCGCGCTGCGCGAGGCGTCGGCGGACGCCCGGATGCTGGTGCTGGGCAAACCGACCGGCACGCTGTCCGGGCTGCTGGCCGGCTCGCCGGACATCGACCTCGCGGCGCACGCGCGCTGCCCGGTGGCCGTGGTGCGCGGTTCGGTTCATCCCGGCGGCCCGGTCGTGGTGGGCGTCGACGGGAGCGAGCTGAGCGAGGCCGCGATCGGCTGGGCCTTCGAGGAGGCGTCCCTGCACGGCGTGCCGCTGGTCGCCGTGCACACCTGGCACGACGCGGACAGCTCGCGGCTGTTCGGCGACATCGCCCGGTCCTTCCCCTACGAACTGCGCGAAGCCGAGCGGCGGCTGCTGGCGGAGCGGCTGTCCGGGTACTGCGAGCGGTACCCGGACGTGCCGGTCGAGCAGGTCGTCGAGCCGGACCGCCCGCGCGACCGGCTGATCGAGCGCAGCGCCCACGCTTCGCTGGTGGTGCTCGGCAGCCGGGGCCGGGGCGGGTTCACCGGGATGGTGCTGGGGTCCACCAGCCACGCGTTGCTGCACCACGCCGGGTGTCCGGTGCTGATCGTCCGGGCCACACAGGCCGCGGGATTCCCGACGACGGAGGAACGATGA
- a CDS encoding CBS domain-containing protein, giving the protein MNTSTTPVSAVMTASPVCVRPETPVKDIAQVLTSEGISAVAVVGHDGLLIGVVSEMDLLPLLSEPARWPHRKAARKASGRTARDVMTSPVVTVGAGEPVSAAAARMEKTRLRRLFVVDGGRPVGVVARRDVLGVLTRPDPEIEQDVVTGVLLETLQLGPDRARVAVHAGVVTVAGRVERRSEIGPVTRLIEEVPGVVAVCNGLDYVWDDVA; this is encoded by the coding sequence ATGAACACGAGCACGACGCCGGTGTCCGCGGTGATGACCGCCAGCCCGGTCTGCGTACGGCCGGAAACGCCGGTCAAGGACATCGCCCAGGTGCTGACCAGCGAAGGGATCAGCGCGGTCGCCGTGGTCGGCCACGACGGGCTGCTGATCGGCGTAGTGTCCGAAATGGACTTGCTGCCGCTGCTGTCCGAGCCGGCTCGCTGGCCGCATCGCAAGGCCGCGCGGAAAGCGTCGGGCCGGACCGCGCGCGACGTGATGACCAGCCCGGTCGTCACCGTCGGGGCAGGCGAACCGGTGTCCGCGGCCGCGGCGCGGATGGAGAAGACCCGGCTGCGCCGGCTGTTCGTGGTGGACGGCGGCCGCCCGGTCGGCGTGGTGGCGCGCCGCGACGTGCTCGGCGTGCTGACCCGCCCGGACCCGGAGATCGAACAGGACGTGGTGACCGGGGTGCTGCTGGAGACGCTGCAGCTGGGCCCGGACCGCGCCCGGGTCGCGGTGCACGCCGGCGTGGTCACGGTCGCCGGCCGGGTGGAACGGCGCAGCGAGATCGGGCCGGTCACCCGGCTGATCGAGGAGGTTCCCGGCGTGGTCGCGGTCTGCAACGGCCTCGATTACGTCTGGGACGACGTCGCCTGA
- the ppk2 gene encoding polyphosphate kinase 2 encodes MAPKRAPARLSRAVYERELARLQIELVKLQEWVRHEGARLVVVFEGRDAAGKGSTIKRLTAHLNPRAVRIAALPQPTDRERTEWYFQRYVAELPAAGEIVLFDRSWYNRAGVERVLGFCTPDQYRRFLQQCPVFERLLVDDGVLLRKYWFSVSRDEQERRFRTRIEDPLRRWKLSTVDLESVSRWDDYSRAKDDMFVHTDIPESPWYVVNGDEKRRGRINMMAHLLASVPYREVQFPPVTLPPRPKGSGYARTDRRLLREVPDHAATLK; translated from the coding sequence GTGGCCCCGAAGCGCGCTCCCGCCCGGCTGTCGCGGGCGGTCTACGAACGGGAACTGGCCCGGCTGCAGATCGAGCTGGTGAAACTGCAGGAATGGGTGCGCCACGAAGGCGCCCGGCTCGTCGTGGTGTTCGAGGGACGGGACGCGGCGGGCAAGGGCAGCACGATCAAACGGCTCACCGCGCACCTGAACCCCCGCGCGGTCCGGATCGCCGCGCTGCCCCAGCCTACCGATCGGGAACGGACCGAGTGGTACTTCCAGCGCTACGTCGCGGAGCTGCCGGCGGCCGGGGAGATCGTGCTGTTCGACCGCAGCTGGTATAACCGCGCCGGGGTGGAGCGGGTACTCGGATTCTGCACGCCCGATCAGTACCGGCGGTTCCTCCAGCAGTGCCCGGTCTTCGAGCGGCTGCTGGTGGACGACGGAGTGCTGTTGCGCAAGTACTGGTTCTCGGTGAGCCGGGACGAACAGGAACGGCGGTTCCGCACCCGGATCGAGGATCCGCTGCGCCGCTGGAAGCTGTCCACAGTGGACCTGGAATCGGTTTCGCGGTGGGACGACTACTCGCGCGCCAAGGACGACATGTTCGTGCACACCGACATCCCCGAATCGCCGTGGTACGTGGTCAACGGCGACGAGAAGCGCCGCGGCCGGATCAACATGATGGCGCACCTGCTGGCGAGCGTCCCGTACCGGGAAGTCCAGTTCCCTCCGGTGACGTTGCCGCCGCGGCCGAAGGGATCCGGCTACGCGCGGACAGACCGGCGGCTGCTGCGGGAGGTGCCGGACCACGCAGCCACGCTGAAGTGA
- a CDS encoding universal stress protein: MTGKEPSGTVLVGIDESEAALSAVRWAAAEAVRRDVPLQLYQAGIGDAVDAFGEVPETQRRLLSERGHRWLRRAVEVAEEAAPGVRTWPVFRVGFAADLLIAVSRSVSLIVLGSHGLGGVRGAVIGSVALRVAASAHCPVVVVRGRATAGAPVAVGVDGDDRVLEFAFEAAESRKVPLVVVHAWHEGLVERPERAGEEERVLRQRIAGWAEKFPTVPTRGSAMRERSAARALMAAEAQLVVIGSRGRGPVAAGLLGSTGNRLLAHSACPVAVVH; the protein is encoded by the coding sequence GTGACCGGGAAAGAGCCCAGCGGCACGGTGCTCGTCGGGATCGACGAGTCGGAGGCCGCGCTGTCGGCGGTGCGTTGGGCGGCCGCGGAGGCGGTGCGCCGGGATGTGCCCCTGCAGCTGTACCAGGCCGGGATCGGCGACGCGGTCGACGCATTCGGGGAGGTGCCCGAAACTCAGCGGCGGTTGCTGTCCGAGCGCGGGCACCGCTGGCTGCGCCGGGCGGTCGAAGTCGCCGAGGAAGCCGCACCCGGAGTGCGGACCTGGCCGGTGTTCCGCGTCGGATTCGCCGCCGATCTGCTGATCGCGGTGTCGCGTTCGGTGTCTCTGATCGTGCTGGGCTCGCATGGGCTCGGCGGAGTGCGCGGAGCGGTGATCGGTTCGGTCGCGCTGCGCGTCGCGGCGAGCGCGCATTGCCCAGTCGTGGTGGTGCGCGGGCGCGCCACGGCCGGTGCGCCGGTAGCGGTCGGCGTCGACGGCGACGACCGCGTCCTGGAATTCGCGTTCGAAGCGGCCGAGAGCAGGAAGGTGCCGCTCGTCGTGGTGCACGCGTGGCACGAGGGACTGGTCGAACGGCCGGAGCGGGCCGGAGAGGAAGAACGCGTGCTGCGGCAGCGGATCGCCGGCTGGGCGGAGAAATTCCCGACGGTCCCGACGCGCGGCAGCGCGATGCGGGAGCGTTCGGCCGCGCGGGCGCTGATGGCGGCGGAAGCACAGCTGGTCGTGATCGGCAGCCGCGGTCGCGGACCGGTCGCGGCCGGGCTGCTGGGCTCGACCGGGAACCGGCTGCTCGCGCACTCGGCCTGCCCGGTCGCGGTCGTGCACTGA
- a CDS encoding CBS domain-containing protein codes for MRARDIMTRPVIRVGADTTVREAIALLTENCVAALPVVDDANQVIGIFTEADALAGVLTGEPVGADQQVRAVMTAPVEAVGLDADVSDIAARMLVDRLRSVPVVDEGGLAGIVSRRDLLRPLVRHDDAIASRLRLLLSDYDGHRDRWQVSVAGGAVTIRGTFADEAEQRLVTALARIVEGVSSVELCPQ; via the coding sequence GTGCGAGCACGGGACATCATGACCCGGCCGGTGATACGGGTCGGAGCGGACACCACGGTCCGGGAGGCGATCGCGCTGCTGACCGAGAACTGCGTCGCGGCGCTGCCGGTGGTCGACGACGCGAACCAGGTCATCGGCATCTTCACCGAAGCGGACGCGTTGGCCGGCGTGCTGACCGGCGAACCGGTCGGCGCGGACCAGCAGGTGCGCGCGGTGATGACCGCGCCGGTCGAGGCGGTCGGCCTCGACGCCGACGTGAGCGACATCGCCGCCCGGATGCTGGTCGACCGGCTCCGCAGCGTGCCGGTGGTCGACGAGGGCGGGCTGGCCGGGATCGTGAGCCGCCGCGATCTGCTGCGGCCGCTGGTCCGGCACGACGACGCGATCGCGTCCCGGCTGCGGTTGCTGCTCAGCGATTACGACGGCCACCGCGACCGCTGGCAGGTGTCGGTGGCCGGCGGCGCCGTGACGATCCGCGGCACATTCGCCGACGAGGCGGAACAGCGCTTGGTCACCGCGCTCGCCCGGATCGTCGAAGGCGTCTCTTCTGTCGAGCTTTGCCCGCAGTGA
- a CDS encoding DUF1918 domain-containing protein, whose amino-acid sequence MHAHAGDWLVVKGVRVDLPEQRGRIVSVGGPEGGPPFTVRWLADDHVSTIFPGPDALVLTEAELTEQDEHDRERFERLRALRHTGEGVRHA is encoded by the coding sequence ATGCACGCACATGCTGGCGACTGGCTGGTGGTGAAAGGGGTCAGGGTGGACCTGCCCGAGCAGCGCGGCCGGATCGTCTCGGTCGGCGGGCCGGAGGGCGGGCCGCCGTTCACGGTGCGCTGGCTCGCCGACGACCACGTCTCGACGATCTTCCCCGGACCGGACGCGCTGGTGCTCACCGAGGCCGAGCTGACCGAGCAGGACGAGCACGACCGGGAGCGCTTCGAGCGGCTCCGCGCGCTGCGGCACACCGGAGAAGGCGTGCGCCATGCCTGA
- a CDS encoding universal stress protein, whose translation MPDRAKPVVLAGIDGSTSARHAAVWAAGLAARRGAVLRLAQVYLIPQPGITGPAVRGVRAGFAGRAEDWLAEAEADVLRLWPSLPIERVVEEGNPVAVLLRESADAELAVLGSRGLGGFTGLLVGSTAVALAAHALCPVVVVRGRRPADPPPETGPVVVGLDGSADSDDALGFACVEAAARGGVLLAVHTWNEIRPDGSARGLELDPREVDAAERSRIESQVAPWREKFPQLRIDVEVVRGRPVRSLLEYGEEAQLVVVGSRGRGGFKGMLLGSTSQALLVHSTCPVAVVRPRSEP comes from the coding sequence ATGCCTGATCGCGCGAAGCCCGTGGTGCTGGCGGGGATCGACGGCTCGACCTCGGCGCGGCACGCCGCGGTCTGGGCGGCCGGGCTCGCCGCCCGCCGGGGCGCGGTGCTGCGGCTGGCGCAGGTCTACTTGATCCCGCAGCCGGGCATCACCGGACCGGCGGTGCGCGGCGTGCGGGCCGGATTCGCCGGACGGGCGGAAGACTGGCTCGCCGAAGCCGAAGCGGACGTGCTGCGGCTCTGGCCGTCGCTGCCGATCGAGCGGGTGGTCGAAGAGGGCAACCCGGTCGCCGTCCTGCTGCGGGAAAGCGCGGACGCCGAACTGGCGGTTCTCGGCTCGCGCGGGCTGGGCGGATTCACCGGCCTGCTGGTGGGATCGACCGCGGTCGCGCTGGCCGCGCACGCGCTCTGCCCGGTCGTCGTGGTGCGCGGCCGCCGGCCCGCGGACCCGCCGCCGGAAACCGGCCCGGTAGTGGTCGGGCTGGACGGCTCGGCCGACAGCGACGACGCGCTCGGGTTCGCCTGTGTGGAAGCGGCTGCCCGCGGCGGCGTCCTGCTGGCCGTGCACACCTGGAACGAGATCCGCCCGGACGGTTCGGCCCGCGGGCTCGAGCTGGATCCGCGCGAGGTCGACGCGGCCGAGCGGAGCCGGATCGAGAGCCAGGTCGCGCCCTGGCGCGAGAAGTTCCCGCAGCTGCGGATCGACGTCGAAGTGGTGCGCGGCCGCCCGGTGCGCAGCCTGCTCGAGTACGGCGAGGAAGCGCAGCTGGTCGTGGTCGGCAGCCGGGGCCGCGGCGGATTCAAGGGCATGCTGCTGGGCTCCACCAGCCAGGCGCTGCTCGTGCACTCGACCTGCCCGGTGGCGGTCGTCCGGCCGAGGAGCGAACCGTGA
- a CDS encoding CHAD domain-containing protein, which produces MTRAALPVTYYDTSGFRLRRHGLAISRAGSEWQLDLGDGRGCRVEAPGLEQVPHELSRLVRAYSRDLELVPMPGPADGRTGAAGYPGTARETVLGYLERQVEALARADLAVRMEEPEGVHDLRVAARRIRATLRTFSPVLGGRLAGRFGSALRWLGAGVGRARDTEVQRGRLFAALGKLPPDAAADQVRASAEQVFTTLAEEAAAECAVVLDSPRYLQLLNALDVLLVVLREQGPGAQGKRARKPARKTLPKLVWKVVAEADARVGAVSAQSGPDAAHAVRKSVKRLRYAVEAAAPALPVDSEQVLKSLRDLQDLLGEYQDAVVAQSKIQLLADSSGSAGTRVCDLLLTAELAAAEACLNALPAAWQTTYRELSPIRP; this is translated from the coding sequence ATGACCCGGGCAGCGCTGCCGGTGACGTACTACGACACCAGCGGGTTCCGGCTCCGCAGGCACGGGCTGGCGATCAGCAGGGCGGGCAGCGAATGGCAGCTCGACCTCGGCGACGGCCGCGGCTGCCGGGTCGAGGCGCCCGGACTGGAGCAGGTGCCGCACGAACTGTCCCGGCTGGTCCGGGCCTACAGCCGGGATCTGGAACTGGTGCCGATGCCCGGCCCGGCGGACGGGCGGACCGGTGCCGCCGGATATCCCGGCACCGCGCGGGAAACGGTGCTCGGCTATCTGGAACGGCAAGTCGAAGCGCTCGCCCGCGCGGATCTGGCGGTGCGGATGGAGGAACCCGAGGGCGTGCACGACCTTCGGGTCGCCGCCCGGCGGATCCGGGCGACGCTGCGCACCTTCTCGCCGGTGCTGGGCGGGCGGCTGGCCGGCCGGTTCGGCAGCGCGCTGCGCTGGCTCGGGGCGGGCGTCGGCCGCGCACGGGACACCGAGGTGCAGCGCGGACGGCTCTTCGCGGCGCTCGGGAAGCTTCCGCCGGACGCCGCAGCCGACCAGGTCCGCGCCAGCGCCGAACAGGTTTTCACCACCCTGGCCGAGGAAGCGGCTGCCGAATGCGCGGTCGTGCTCGACTCGCCGAGGTACCTGCAACTGCTGAACGCGCTGGATGTCCTCCTGGTCGTGCTGCGCGAACAAGGCCCTGGTGCGCAAGGAAAGCGGGCTCGCAAGCCAGCGCGGAAGACGCTGCCGAAGCTGGTCTGGAAGGTCGTCGCGGAAGCCGACGCACGCGTCGGTGCGGTGTCCGCGCAGAGCGGTCCGGACGCGGCGCACGCGGTGCGCAAAAGCGTGAAGCGCCTCCGCTATGCCGTCGAGGCGGCCGCGCCGGCGCTGCCGGTGGACTCGGAGCAGGTGCTGAAGAGCTTGCGGGACCTGCAAGATCTGCTCGGCGAATATCAGGACGCGGTGGTCGCGCAAAGCAAGATCCAGCTGCTGGCCGACTCTTCCGGCAGCGCCGGGACCAGAGTCTGCGATCTGCTCTTGACGGCCGAGCTAGCCGCGGCGGAAGCCTGCCTGAACGCGCTCCCGGCGGCGTGGCAGACGACGTATCGCGAGCTTTCCCCGATTCGGCCCTGA